AGGGTCTCAAGCAGAATAGCAATCCTCATGCAAAATCGGCTATGGAGCATGCAAAAGAAGCCGTCAATCACGCTGAACAAGCAATACTCCATGGCGAGGAGGCTTCTGGAAAGAAAAAATAATGGGGTTAATTGCCTTATAATCAACAGCCCTGAGGGGTTTCATAACCTTGGGGCTGTATAGTTTTTAGAGTATATGCAACAATGAACCTCCCCGCAGCAAGCTGCGATATATTAAAATTTAAGAGAGGTCTAAATATGAAAATAGATTTGCAAATCACTGCCCGCAATTTTGAGATTACTGAGCTTATAAGAGAACAAATCAAGGAAAGAGCGGAAAAATTAGACAGCTTTTATAGCCGCATTATGCGCTGCAGGGTCGTGGTGGAGGTTCCTCATCACCATAAACATAAGGGTATTTTGTATGATGTTCATATCTACATAACAGTGCCTGGCGGAGAATTGGCAATAAAACGCGAGCCGAATGAAGATATCTCTGTGGCAATAAGGGATGCCTTTGACGCAGCGCGCCGCCAATTAGAGGACTATTCCAGAAAACAGCGTGGTGATACAAAACGGCACGATGAAATTCCTTCTGCCATGATAAGCGCCATATTTCCTGACAAAGGCTACGGCTTCATCACTACATCGAATGGCAGGGAAATATATTTTCATGAAAACAGCGTGCTGAACAACGAGTTTAAGCGCCTGAAGATTGGCGCAGGGGTGCATTTTGCGGAAGAACAAGGAGAAAAAGGACCGCAGGCCAGCACTGTAAAGGTGATAGGGAAATAAAAGTTTACACCCGTCATATACAGTCAATAAGCCCAGCCCTATGGGCGGGGTTATTAACCCACTTTTTTCAGGAATTTCTGTATCCTCCTTGCGTTGGTACCCACATCGCTTATACCAACCCTTGAGACTGATCGGATGTCAATACGGCTCCCGGCTCCTTCGGATATGATTCTCACCACAATGTCATCTTTAAATCCGAACCAGTATGTTGTATCAGTTGCCTCTATGCGCCCCTCTGCCTGATTTGCTTCAACGATCTGCCAGCCCATATTAACTGCCGCTGAGACAGCCCTCTGAAAGGCCTCATCCGGTGGAACAGTAAGCGCCAATGGACCTATGTCCGGGTAGCCGGCACGCTGTTGAGCGGCAATCTCCCTGCCTCCGTAATCTGATGGATTGAGCGCATCTCTTCTCATGGGAAGGATTGCCTTAAAAGATGGAGGATTCTCTGTATCCGTAGTGATGTCATGAATCCTCGGAACAGTCTGAGCCTTTATCTTCCACTGCCACAGGGTTCCGGCAACAGGAAGGGTGATGAGCAGGCCTGTCAGCGCAATAGCAAAACTCAACCGTGCACCAATGAACCCTGACCAGGCACACCCGAGCAGCGACAACCCTGCCGCAACAAGGCTTGCATAACCGCTGTATTTAAGAATAGCAAGCCCTGTCCTGAAATGCCACCATCCCCAGCGGCTGCCGAAGCCTGCCAGTATAACAGCAGATACTGCCAATATCGATATGAAAAAACAGATGAATACTAAACCGGTAAGCGCAGTATATCGCTGATTAGGTCGTCCTGTTGTAGCATTTGGTTTCCCATTTGTGTATATATCTTTGGGCATATTTGTTTAGGCACAGCGCTGGTCTGAGCATTTTGCAACTGCTCCTAATCACCGTGGTGACATTTTTTTTGCATTCTGTTTAAGAATATAGACTCTTGTAAATTTATAGCACAATAAATCAATAGTGCAAGCAATAAAATTGAGCGCCGTGTCCTTTCTCCATGCAGGATCGACTGGAAAGAGTCGTGGTCTTTGTGAAACAGATGAGCAGTGGCAACATTATAGAAGGTTTTTATTAATCAAAGCGGGAAATGGCAGGCAGCCAATCTACTATCCCGCCTTGGCATTAAAAGAGGCGCTTCTATTCTGCACCTCTCCTGCGCATATATACATCTTGTATGAAATACGCACCCAGACGGCGGATTTATGGGGCTTGGTATCTCACCTTTAAGTATAATCCTTTTCTTCTTTTTATTTGGATCTGGTATTGGAACTGCTGATAACAGCGCTTCTGTATATGGATGCACAGGATGGCTGTAGATTTCTTTGGATGTCGCTATCTCCATAATCTTTCCCAGATACATGACTGCAACCCTGTCGCTCAGATATTCCACAACCCTTAAATCGTGAGCAATAAAGAGGTATGTCAGGTTAAACTCTTTCTGCAAATCCTTAAAGAGATTTATAATCTGCGCCTGGATTGAAACATCAAGAGCAGAGATTGGCTCATCTGCTATAATAAACTTCGGGTTCAGTGCAATTGCCCTGGCAATACCGATCCTCTGCCTCTGTCCGCCGCTGAATTCATGGGGATAGAGCGAGATGGAATTCTTTGGAAGGCCGACAATGTCAATAAGCTGCTTGACCTTTTCTGTTTTCTCCACGCCTTTCGCTATACCATGAATGGTCAATGCCTCTCCTATAATCTCTCCAACAGGCATCCTTGGATTAAGAGATGCGTAAGGGTCCTGAAAGATAATCTGCAAGTCCCTTCTTACGGATTTAAGCTCCTTTGATTTTAGATGGGTTATATCTCTGCCATCAAAGATTATATTGCCAGATGTCGGTTCAATAAGCCTTGCAACAACACGGCCAAGGGTAGACTTGCCACATCCGCTCTCACCAACAAGGCCGAATGTCTCCCCTTTTTCTACGGAAAGACTCACACCGTCAACCGCATAAACAACCCCGTCGGTTTTCTTAAAAATACCGCCCCGTGCAGGAAAATACTTTGTGATATTATTTAGTGTGAGCAGTGGCATAATGTAATCTGTTTTCCCCCTTTACACATGTTGCTCTTTGGAAATGTAGGAATACACAGCAGGGATCACATACAGGGTCAGGGCGCTGGCGAAGGACATACCGCCAACAACGGCAATACCCGTATAAACGACAGCTTTAGTCATCGCCAGCCAGCTTAAGTGGCCCGCTTCCCGAAAAGCGATCAAGGTAGAGGTATATCACAGGTGTGATGAAAAGTGTGATCACCTGCGAGAACAACAATCCACCTACTACTGCAAGACCCAGCGGCTGACGCAGCTCGGCACCAGCGCCTAAGCCCATGGCGATAGGCAGCGCACCCATCATCGCCGCCAAGGTGGTCATCATTATCGGGCGGAAACGCAGCAGACATGCAGTTCGGATTGCCACACTTGGCGCCATTCCTTCGTTGCGTTGGGCGTTAATCGCAAAGTCGATCATCATGATGGCATTTTTTTTGACGATACCGATTAACATCAAAATGCCGATCATAGCGATAATCGAAATATCCATGTTAAACAGCCACAACATTGCCAGTGCGCCGACTGCGGCCGAGGGCAGCCCGGCAAGAATCGTGATCGGGTGGATATAGCTCTCGTACAAGACACCCAGCAGCACATAGATCACCACTAGCGCGACGGCGATCAGCATTACCTGGCTAGTCTGCGAGGACTGGAATGCAGCGGCATCGCCGCTGTAGCTGGTGAGAATGCTCACTGGCAGATTGAGTTCGTGCTTGAACTGTTCTATGCGCTTGGATGCGTCGCCCAGTGCCGTGCCAGGCGCGAGGTTGAAGGAAATAGTGAGTGCTGCAAGCTGCCCAGCGTGATTGATCGAGATTGGTCCCACTTCGCGCTCGACGGTCGCAACGCTCGATAATGGAACCAGAGTGCCGTTCTTTGCGCGCACATATATTTTGTTGAAGGCGCTCTCGTCGGTGCGATCTTCGGCAACAGCCTGCATGATGACCTGATAGCTGTCGCTGGAAGTGTATATCGTCGAAACCTGGCGCTCGCCGAAAGCACTGTAGAGTGTAGAACGGATATCCGCGATCTGCACACCCAGCAGGTTGGCCTTGTCGCGGTT
The Deltaproteobacteria bacterium genome window above contains:
- a CDS encoding HPF/RaiA family ribosome-associated protein; this encodes MKIDLQITARNFEITELIREQIKERAEKLDSFYSRIMRCRVVVEVPHHHKHKGILYDVHIYITVPGGELAIKREPNEDISVAIRDAFDAARRQLEDYSRKQRGDTKRHDEIPSAMISAIFPDKGYGFITTSNGREIYFHENSVLNNEFKRLKIGAGVHFAEEQGEKGPQASTVKVIGK
- a CDS encoding DUF1499 domain-containing protein; protein product: MPKDIYTNGKPNATTGRPNQRYTALTGLVFICFFISILAVSAVILAGFGSRWGWWHFRTGLAILKYSGYASLVAAGLSLLGCAWSGFIGARLSFAIALTGLLITLPVAGTLWQWKIKAQTVPRIHDITTDTENPPSFKAILPMRRDALNPSDYGGREIAAQQRAGYPDIGPLALTVPPDEAFQRAVSAAVNMGWQIVEANQAEGRIEATDTTYWFGFKDDIVVRIISEGAGSRIDIRSVSRVGISDVGTNARRIQKFLKKVG
- a CDS encoding dipeptide ABC transporter ATP-binding protein, with protein sequence MPLLTLNNITKYFPARGGIFKKTDGVVYAVDGVSLSVEKGETFGLVGESGCGKSTLGRVVARLIEPTSGNIIFDGRDITHLKSKELKSVRRDLQIIFQDPYASLNPRMPVGEIIGEALTIHGIAKGVEKTEKVKQLIDIVGLPKNSISLYPHEFSGGQRQRIGIARAIALNPKFIIADEPISALDVSIQAQIINLFKDLQKEFNLTYLFIAHDLRVVEYLSDRVAVMYLGKIMEIATSKEIYSHPVHPYTEALLSAVPIPDPNKKKKRIILKGEIPSPINPPSGCVFHTRCIYAQERCRIEAPLLMPRRDSRLAACHFPL